The Zerene cesonia ecotype Mississippi unplaced genomic scaffold, Zerene_cesonia_1.1 Zces_u043, whole genome shotgun sequence nucleotide sequence AAATCAACTGATGCTCCTCTATGAGCAATATTAGAGGATAATGGGGGATATACAGTTCATCCTGTTCCTGCTCCGTTTTCAACAATACTTCTAGAAATTAATAACGTTAATGAAGGGGGAAGCAATcaaaatcttatattatttatacgtgGGAATGCTATATCAGGGGCTCCTAATATTAAAGGGACTAATCAATTTCCAAATCCTCCAATTATAATAggtataactataaaaaaaattatgataaaagcaTGAGCTGTTACaattgtgttataaatttgatcaTCTCCAATTAATGAACCTGGATTACCTAATTCTGTACgaattaataatcttaatgAAGTTCCAATTATCCCTGCTCAAacaccaaaaataaaatataaagttccAATATCTTTATGATTTGttgaatatattcattttcgCTAATAAAATGGCTGAGTTTAAgcgataaattgtaaatttattaacgagaaaaattctcttttattaatttaggtcttatattcaataatgatataaaattgcaaattttaaGGAGTAAAATTTACTAAGGCTTaaagatatttctttataaataattttgaagattattagtttaatttaacttaaaaccttagttataaaaaaaataaagtattaaaaattaaacctattaaagaaataaacgaaaataaattaataaatttaattaaattatttttgatgttaattttaaatcattttaatttaaaagaatttaatataattgatagataaataattcgaatataaaaaaataatataattaaactagatattaaaaaaataaaattaattaaatataaattattaaaaattaaaaaattaataactaatcATTTAGGGAAAAACCCTAAAAATGGAGGTAATCCTCTTaatgagaaaaaattaataaataaataaatttttaaaaaaatatttaaatttaagttaataatttgattaaggtaaaaaatatttattataaaaaataaaaaacatataattgaaattatataagtataaaaaatgaaatatgtaaatcataaattttcactaattattattgctgCTAATAGTCAtcctaaattattaatagaggAAAATGCTATAAGTTTACGGATAGAAGTTTGATTAAATCCTCTAATAGCtccaataataacatttaaaattataataattataataaatatattattaaaatagtaagaTAAAAGAATTATAGGGGAAATTTTTTgtcatgatattaaaataaaacaattaattcaatttaatccttctataatattagggAATCAAAAATGGAAGGGGGAAGctcctatttttattaaaagtgaagaattaattataactgaaaataaattattaatttcaaaattttttataaaaaatattttgaataaaataataaataaaaaattaatagaggCAATAGATTGaactagaaaatattttaatgaagctTCTGTtcttattagatttttattgtttgaaataagGGGGATAAATCTTAATAAGTTAATTTCTAATCCAATTCAACATCCTAATCAAGAATTAGCTGAAATTGAAATTAGGcttctaaaaaataaagaaaaa carries:
- the LOC119839406 gene encoding LOW QUALITY PROTEIN: NADH-ubiquinone oxidoreductase chain 2-like (The sequence of the model RefSeq protein was modified relative to this genomic sequence to represent the inferred CDS: substituted 10 bases at 10 genomic stop codons), yielding YIFXILFYINSNKIFFIFSLFFRSLISISANSXLGCXIGLEINLLRFIPLISNNKNLIRTEASLKYFLVQSIASINFLFIILFKIFFIKNFEINNLFSVIINSSLLIKIGASPFHFXFPNIIEGLNXINCFILISXQKISPIILLSYYFNNIFIIIIIILNVIIGAIRGFNQTSIRKLIAFSSINNLGXLLAAIIISENLXFTYFIFYTYIISIICFLFFIINIFYLNQIINLNLNIFLKIYLFINFFSLRGLPPFLGFFPKXLVINFLIFNNLYLINFIFLISSLIILFFYIRIIYLSIILNSFKLKXFKINIKNNLIKFINLFSFISLIGLIFNTLFFL